Proteins from a single region of Theobroma cacao cultivar B97-61/B2 chromosome 10, Criollo_cocoa_genome_V2, whole genome shotgun sequence:
- the LOC18586265 gene encoding ankyrin repeat-containing protein At3g12360: MASSPIQEGGARDLEKGLATPQLSQNTLMEASPTPSPSSTATPTALILSNSGKRIDRMSSSLTSSSSCITEHSATPSPSSFATAPALVLCNSAKRIDRMSSSLTSSSSGTAETPSPSSTTTAPALVLSNSGKRIDQAGKKKYVKQVTGRHNDTELHLAAQRGDLAAVKQILADIDSQMMKTASGEDFDLEVSEIQASVVNEVNELGETALFSAADKGHLDVVKELLKYSNKETLTQKTKAGFDPLHIAASQGHYAIVQVLLDHDPGLCQTLGPSNATPLISAATKGHTEVVNELLSRDGSLLESTRSNGKNALHLAARQGHVDIVKALLSKDAQLARRTDKKGQTALHMAVKGQNCEVVKLLLEADAAIVMLPDKFGNTALHVATRKKRAEIVNELLSLPDSNVNALNRDHKTALDIAEGLPLSAESSDIKSCLSRYGALRANELNQPRDELRQTVTQIKKDVHTQLEQTKRTNKNVHNISKELRKLHREGINNATNSVTVVAVLFATVAFAAIFTVPGGDENSGVAVVVRSPSFKIFFIFNAIALFTSLAVVVVQITLVRGETKAEKQVVEVINKLMWLASVCTSVAFMASSYIVVGRRHKWAAILVTVVGGLIMAGVLGTMTYYVVKSKRTRRKRGKNSRRSGSNSWHHSDLTNSEVEVDRIFAL; the protein is encoded by the exons aTGGCCTCATCTCCAATCCAAGAAG GTGGAGCGAGGGATTTGGAGAAAGGACTAGCGACTCCGCAGCTGAGTCAGAATACCCTCATGGAAGCTTCACCCACACCATCACCATCCTCAACAGCAACACCCACAGCCCTGATCCTGTCGAATTCTGGCAAGCGTATTGATAGGATGAGCAGTAGCCTCACCAGTTCCAGTTCTTGTATCACGGAACATTCAGCAACACCATCGCCCTCCTCTTTTGCAACGGCACCAGCTCTGGTTCTATGCAATTCTGCCAAGCGTATTGACAGGATGTCCAGTAGCCTCACCAGTTCTAGTTCTGGTACTGCAGAAACACCGTCACCATCCTCTACGACAACAGCCCCAGCTCTGGTCCTGTCAAATTCTGGCAAGCGGATTGATCAAGCAGGCAAAAAGAAATATGTGAAACAGGTAACAGGACGCCATAATGACACTGAGCTGCACTTGGCAGCACAGCGTGGTGATCTGGCGGCTGTAAAGCAGATTCTTGCTGACATTGATTCACAGATGATGAAGACTGCGAGTGGGgaagattttgatttggaagtcTCAGAGATACAGGCAAGTGTGGTAAATGAGGTGAATGAGTTGGGAGAGACAGCCTTGTTTAGTGCTGCAGACAAAGGGCATCTTGATGTTGTCAAGGAGTTGCTAAAATACTCAAATAAAGAGACGCTTACTCAGAAGACTAAAGCTGGGTTTGATCCCTTGCATATTGCTGCGAGCCAAGGGCACTATG CTATTGTCCAAGTGCTCTTAGATCATGACCCTGGTCTATGCCAAACGTTAGGGCCATCAAATGCAACCCCTCTTATCTCTGCAGCTACCAAAGGGCATACTGAAGTAGTTAATGAGCTGTTGTCAAGGGATGGTAGCTTGCTAGAGAGTACCAGATCAAATGGGAAAAATGCACTGCATCTAGCTGCTCGACAGGGGCATGTAGATATTGTAAAAGCTTTGCTCAGCAAAGATGCACAGTTAGCAAGAAGAACTGACAAGAAAGGGCAGACCGCATTGCACATGGCGGTAAAAGGACAGAACTGTGAGGTGGTGAAGTTGCTTCTTGAGGCAGATGCTGCTATTGTAATGCTTCCAGACAAGTTTGGTAACACAGCATTACATGTAGCcacaagaaaaaagagagcAGAG ATAGTAAACGAGTTGTTGTCCCTTCCTGACTCAAATGTTAATGCACTCAACAGAGACCATAAAACAGCCCTTGACATAGCTGAGGGGCTTCCTCTCTCTGCGGAATCCTCAGATATAAAGAGCTGCCTTTCTCGCTATGGTGCCCTCAGAGCTAACGAGCTGAATCAGCCAAGAGATGAGTTGAGGCAGACAGTGACCCAAATTAAGAAAGATGTCCATACCCAGCTTGAACAAACCAAAAGAACCAACAAAAATGTGCATAATATTTCAAAGGAACTTAGGAAACTCCATCGAGAAGGAATCAACAATGCCACCAATTCAGTAACTGTGGTGGCTGTTCTATTTGCAACTGTTGCCTTTGCAGCTATATTTACTGTGCCTGGAGGAGATGAAAATAGTGGAGTTGCTGTGGTTGTAAGGTCCCCTTCtttcaaaatcttcttcatcttcaatGCCATTGCTCTCTTCACTTCTTTGGCTGTTGTGGTTGTTCAAATTACATTGGTTAGAGGTGAAACGAAAGCAGAGAAACAGGTAGTGGAAGTGATTAACAAATTGATGTGGTTGGCTTCTGTCTGTACTTCAGTTGCTTTTATGGCCTCCTCTTATATAGTGGTTGGCCGGAGACATAAGTGGGCAGCAATTTTGGTTACAGTTGTAGGGGGTCTGATAATGGCTGGGGTTCTTGGCACCATGACTTACTATGTGGTGAAATCCAAGAGGACTAGAAGGAAGAGGGGAAAGAATTCAAGGAGGAGTGGATCCAACTCTTGGCATCATTCTGACTTAACTAATTCAGAAGTAGAAGTTGATAGGATTTTTGCCCTCTGA
- the LOC18586266 gene encoding probable membrane-associated kinase regulator 4: MAVRLLSNDLEDDEYIDMEVSSYSNFFCQSINSPPRPREFEFQMSSVSMEREPTTSPADELFYKGKLLPLHLPPRLQMVEKLLRNSNAVYEDRKDNFEEFYSTPLATTVTTPTTTSTPFESCNISPSESCRVSRELNPEEYFFDYSTEVSGFIGENQKKSWTKKLKLIKQSSIGSKLKASRAYLKSLFGKSGCSDESCAAAKVADEGSVSKAKERLDRDMKATKKNPFGQIQHDKYQTSTAVMRSFDNEKITVDNANRHRRSFSLAIKRHSTNKSSSSSSSSGSSSSCSSNASNGFQYLQFLKRSSSVNAEIENPIQGAIAHCKQSQQLMRSRKTVSEVGFYSLSASSIAVCEDQERPDLCRG, translated from the coding sequence ATGGCAGTAAGACTCCTATCAAATGACCTTGAAGATGATGAATACATTGACATGGAAGTCAGCTCATATTCCAACTTCTTCTGCCAGTCCATAAACTCTCCTCCGCGCCCAAGAGAGTTTGAGTTCCAAATGTCTTCAGTCTCTATGGAAAGAGAGCCCACAACTTCCCCAGCTGATGAGCTCTTTTACAAGGGGAAGCTCCTTCCACTTCACCTCCCTCCACGCCTACAAATGGTAGAAAAATTACTGCGAAATTCAAATGCTGTTTATGAAGACAGAAAAGATAACTTTGAAGAGTTCTATAGCACCCCATTAGCCACTACTGTCACAACACCAACTACAACAAGCACTCCATTTGAATCCTGCAATATCTCACCTTCTGAGTCCTGTCGAGTTAGTAGGGAGCTGAATCCGGAAGAGTATTTCTTTGACTACTCAACAGAAGTAAGTGGCTTCATTGGTGAAAACCAGAAGAAGTCTTGGACCAAAAAGCTTAAGCTGATCAAGCAGTCTTCCATCGGCTCAAAACTGAAGGCTTCCAGGGCTTATCTTAAATCTTTGTTTGGAAAATCTGGTTGCTCAGATGAGTCCTGTGCAGCTGCAAAAGTTGCTGATGAAGGGTCAGTTTCAAAAGCAAAGGAAAGATTGGATAGAGACATGAAGGcaacaaagaaaaatccatttggaCAAATCCAGCACGACAAGTATCAAACCTCAACTGCGGTCATGAGGAGTTTTGACAACGAAAAAATAACAGTGGACAATGCCAATCGCCATAGGAGATCGTTTTCTCTGGCTATCAAACGACATTCAACAAACAAGTCTTCatcctcttcatcatcatctggCTCTTCTTCATCTTGCAGCTCAAATGCCTCAAATGGTTTTCAGTATTTGCAGTTTCTGAAAAGAAGCAGCAGTGTGAATGCAGAGATTGAGAATCCAATTCAGGGAGCAATTGCACATTGCAAGCAGTCTCAGCAGTTGATGAGGTCAAGAAAGACTGTCAGTGAAGTGGGGTTCTACTCATTGTCAGCTTCAAGTATTGCAGTTTGCGAAGATCAAGAGAGGCCAGACCTTTGCAGGGGCTGA